A genomic stretch from Sceloporus undulatus isolate JIND9_A2432 ecotype Alabama chromosome 5, SceUnd_v1.1, whole genome shotgun sequence includes:
- the KLF3 gene encoding Krueppel-like factor 3 → MLMFDPVPIKQEAMEPVPVSFNSGYMDHMKTNKYSVIYSTPNMIHNKFYPVPEELCNGVQVEPVDLTVNKPPSAGSSPSPLKFQTVHRRASPGLNLPSPSPPMKKLTPPGIQPFTMPLTIPPVMAALSRHGLRSPGILPVIQPVVVQPVPFMYAPHLQQPIMVSTVLSEELENPSSVPVPVIESYEKPALKKSIKVEPGLESPRNDYYAEQMSPPLMTSLSPPQAMLQENHPSVIVQPGKRPLPVESPDTQRKRRIHRCDYEGCNKVYTKSSHLKAHRRTHTGEKPYKCTWEGCTWKFARSDELTRHFRKHTGVKPFQCPDCDRSFSRSDHLALHRKRHMLV, encoded by the exons ATGCTAATGTTTGACCCTGTACCTATCAAACAAGAAGCAATGGAACCAGTTCCAGTG TCATTCAATTCTGGTTACATGGATCACATGAAAACCAACAAATACAGTGTAATTTATTCGACACCGAATATGATACACAATAAATTCTATCCAGTTCCAGAAGAATTGTGTAATGGAGTTCAGGTTGAGCCTGTTGATCTCACAGTGAACAAGCCACCTTCAGCTGGaagttctccttctcctctgaaaTTCCAGACTGTACATAGGAGAGCCTCGCCTGGATTAAATCTGCCATCACCCAGCCCTCCAATGAAGAAATTGACTCCTCCAGGAATACAGCCTTTCACTATGCCATTAACTATTCCTCCGGTAATGGCAGCTCTTTCACGCCATGGACTTCGCAGCCCTGGGATACTTCCAGTTATACAGCCAGTTGTAGTACAGCCTGTCCCTTTTATGTATGCCCCTCACCTTCAACAACCTATTATGGTATCCACAGTTCTTTCAGAAGAGTTGGAAAACCCAAGTAGTGTGCCAG TGCCTGTAATCGAGTCTTATGAGAAGCCAGCACTAAAGAAATCTATAAAGGTAGAACCAGGCCTGGAATCACCTAGGAATGATTACTATGCTGAACAAATGTCTCCTCCATTGATGACTTCGTTGTCACCCCCTCAAGCAATGCTTCAAGA GAATCATCCTTCAGTTATAGTTCAGCCTGGTAAGAGGCCTTTACCTGTGGAATCTCCTGACACACAAAGGAAGCGTAGAATACATCGATGTGATTACGAGGGCTGTAACAAAGTTTACACTAAAAGCTCCCATCTGAAAGCACACAGAAGAACACATACAG ggGAAAAGCCTTACAAATGCACTTGGGAAGGTTGCACATGGAAATTTGCTCGATCTGATGAACTAACGCGGCATTTCCGGAAACATACTGGAGTCAAACCATTCCAGTGCCCAGACTGTGATCGTAGCTTCTCTCGCTCAGACCATCTTGCTCTTCATAGGAAACGCCACATGCTAGTCTGA